One window from the genome of Thermoleophilia bacterium encodes:
- a CDS encoding HAMP domain-containing protein, with the protein MRNRPPRRQRRHIGMRLWLAAGFAAVGFITASIMFFFVIDSSRDVLSERSAELAVGRTYRLADRIGEPGNKIETEVTAANGEGFSAWYFDPDGNLVSPVASSEVFSDNDAYVETLAQALDGVRATDEIEGGKVTLVGVPVGSEDGGPGGAVVGRYSRPEVLRSALDTLRSESLRAALIAVLVGSLLGVAIASAIAVRIKRLASKADDLASGNFDVTLPTGGRDEIGDLARSLESMRLSLKENFGVLTADRDKLTAIFDGLNDAVMVVDDEGPIRFYNSAATVLLDQGGLPPEAMLPQIKRASIEGFAAHPALRIGDRAYAMQARSLPDEKAVLVVVRDRTEEMRKEFAERDFVSNAAHELRNPLAGISGAIEVLQSGAKDDPPARDHFLNRLSADAERMSRLTQSLLTLARVEALGAGEVEVVDVTAAARDVEAAVEVPPGLDLILDVERDLAAKGDPTLLRQVLIGLVTNACKNTPPPGTVTVRGRRIGDAEMLLEVIDTGTGIPQAEVDRVFERFYRRSESRRQEGFGLGLAIARRMADVMGGEMGANSVEGEGSTFWVRLPLIEQSETPIA; encoded by the coding sequence ATGAGAAACCGGCCCCCACGCCGACAGCGTCGCCACATCGGAATGCGGCTCTGGCTGGCCGCCGGATTTGCCGCGGTCGGATTCATCACGGCCTCGATCATGTTCTTCTTCGTCATCGATTCGAGCCGCGACGTGCTCTCGGAGCGGTCGGCCGAGCTGGCGGTCGGCCGGACCTACCGGCTCGCCGACCGGATCGGCGAGCCCGGCAACAAGATCGAAACCGAAGTGACCGCGGCCAACGGCGAGGGCTTCTCGGCCTGGTACTTCGATCCCGACGGCAACCTCGTCTCGCCCGTGGCGTCATCTGAGGTCTTCTCCGACAACGACGCCTACGTCGAGACCCTCGCCCAGGCGCTGGACGGGGTGAGGGCCACCGACGAGATCGAGGGCGGCAAAGTGACTCTGGTCGGGGTGCCGGTCGGCTCCGAAGACGGCGGGCCGGGCGGCGCGGTCGTCGGCCGCTACTCGCGCCCGGAGGTCCTGCGCAGCGCGCTCGACACCTTGCGATCGGAAAGCCTGCGGGCGGCCCTGATCGCCGTCCTGGTCGGCAGCCTGCTCGGGGTCGCGATCGCGTCGGCGATCGCCGTCCGGATCAAGCGGCTTGCCTCCAAAGCCGATGACCTCGCCTCCGGGAACTTCGACGTGACCCTGCCCACCGGTGGCCGCGACGAGATCGGGGACCTGGCGCGCTCGCTCGAATCGATGCGGCTCTCGCTGAAAGAGAACTTCGGCGTGCTGACCGCCGACCGCGACAAGCTGACCGCGATCTTCGACGGCCTGAACGACGCGGTGATGGTGGTCGACGACGAAGGTCCGATCCGCTTTTACAACTCGGCCGCGACCGTCCTCCTCGACCAGGGCGGCCTGCCGCCCGAGGCGATGCTGCCGCAGATCAAGCGCGCGTCGATCGAAGGTTTCGCCGCCCACCCGGCGCTCCGGATCGGTGACCGCGCCTACGCGATGCAGGCCCGGTCCCTGCCGGACGAGAAGGCGGTGCTGGTGGTCGTGCGCGACCGGACCGAGGAGATGCGCAAGGAGTTTGCCGAGCGTGACTTCGTCAGCAACGCCGCCCACGAGCTTCGAAATCCGCTCGCCGGGATCTCCGGGGCGATCGAGGTCCTCCAGTCGGGGGCCAAGGACGATCCGCCTGCCCGCGACCATTTCCTCAACCGGCTTTCGGCCGACGCCGAGCGGATGAGCCGCCTCACCCAGTCGTTGCTGACGCTGGCCCGGGTCGAGGCCCTCGGGGCCGGGGAGGTCGAGGTGGTCGACGTGACCGCCGCCGCCCGCGACGTCGAAGCCGCCGTCGAGGTGCCGCCCGGCCTGGATCTGATCCTCGACGTCGAGCGGGATCTGGCCGCCAAGGGCGATCCGACCCTGCTGCGCCAAGTCCTGATCGGCCTGGTCACCAACGCCTGTAAAAACACGCCGCCCCCCGGCACCGTTACGGTTCGCGGCAGACGCATCGGTGATGCCGAAATGCTGCTCGAAGTGATCGATACTGGAACTGGAATCCCACAAGCCGAGGTTGACCGCGTGTTCGAGCGCTTCTACCGCCGATCCGAATCGCGCCGCCAGGAGGGCTTCGGTCTCGGCCTCGCGATCGCCCGCCGGATGGCCGATGTGATGGGCGGGGAGATGGGCGCGAATTCAGTCGAGGGCGAGGGCAGTACCTTTTGGGTCCGCCTCCCGTTGATCGAACAGTCAGAAACCCCGATTGCCTGA
- a CDS encoding STAS/SEC14 domain-containing protein: MIEQLENMPDGVLGFIFTGEITRTDYDDVLMPPIRKAIESGDKVRALTQIGPGFEGYEAGAVWEDVKAGVEWGVGKHSSWERIAVVTDGKKLSRLASAFGWMAPGEVKVFKLDELEAAKAWVSGGFNPQG, from the coding sequence ATGATTGAACAACTCGAAAACATGCCAGACGGTGTCCTCGGTTTCATCTTCACCGGTGAAATCACCCGCACTGACTACGACGACGTACTGATGCCACCGATCCGCAAAGCGATCGAGAGTGGCGACAAGGTGCGGGCCCTGACCCAGATCGGACCAGGATTCGAAGGCTACGAGGCCGGCGCAGTCTGGGAAGACGTCAAGGCCGGTGTCGAGTGGGGAGTCGGCAAGCATTCATCCTGGGAGCGCATCGCCGTGGTCACCGACGGCAAGAAGCTCAGCCGGCTGGCTTCGGCGTTCGGCTGGATGGCTCCCGGCGAGGTGAAGGTCTTCAAGCTCGACGAGCTCGAAGCCGCCAAGGCCTGGGTCTCAGGCGGCTTCAACCCGCAGGGGTAG
- the lon gene encoding endopeptidase La, with translation MSYLLVPLDEAIVFPSVSANLQIDVGDEDQVFLLTRRDGEFERVGVVAEVIEHGHTPQGEPIATVVGLRRGLAGIAQSDEKDPEALRIEVQEIHDGQPDDDHTKELAREYRAIVEEILELRGADGRIAAFLRSVEEPGALADTAGLSPDLNVDQKVRLLDTINVTARLELAVELQRERLAELQVRSRIRDDVESGAQAQQREYFLRKQMDSIRKELGDDEASLIEEYEQKISDAGMPEAVQEQAEKELRRLERQGEQSGESSMIRSYLDWLIAVPWSNRSDGRLDPVHTREVLDEDHAGLDDVKKRITEFVAVRKLREDRGVEKDSRADGAILTLVGPPGTGKTSIGESIAKALDREFVRISLGGLHDEAEIRGHRRTYIGALPGRIVRALRDAKTMNPVILLDEVDKVGADWRGDPSAALLEVLDPAQNHSFRDHYLDVEVDLSEVVFLATANQLDPIPAPLLDRMEIIAFDGYTTAEKLAIARGYLLPRQVKRNGLEADEVDVSDEILNALISEYTREAGVRQLERELGKLLRAAATRIASEEVERPLVLDEPALRKALGRQKIFQESVERTAIPGVSTGLAVTGAGGDVLFIEATAMDGDKGLVLTGQLGDVMKESARIALSYVRSHSEQLGIEPEAFQREFHMHVPAGAIPKDGPSAGTAMTTALVSLLTDRPVKHTVGMTGEVTLQGRVLPIGGLKQKVLAAHAAGLTDVFLPYRNRGDLDEVPDEVRDVMNFHPVMSVEEVIDLALEPAGSTADVPAMS, from the coding sequence ATGTCATACCTCCTCGTTCCGCTTGATGAAGCAATCGTTTTCCCGTCAGTCAGCGCCAACCTTCAGATCGACGTCGGCGACGAGGACCAGGTCTTCCTGCTCACCCGCCGTGACGGCGAGTTCGAGCGGGTCGGCGTCGTCGCCGAAGTGATCGAACACGGCCACACCCCGCAGGGCGAGCCGATCGCGACCGTCGTCGGCCTGCGCCGCGGCCTGGCCGGCATCGCTCAGTCCGACGAGAAGGATCCCGAAGCACTCCGCATCGAAGTCCAGGAGATCCACGACGGACAGCCGGACGACGACCACACCAAGGAGCTCGCGCGGGAGTACCGCGCGATCGTCGAGGAGATCCTCGAGCTGCGCGGAGCCGACGGGCGGATCGCCGCCTTCCTGCGTTCGGTCGAAGAGCCGGGCGCGCTGGCCGACACGGCCGGTCTCAGCCCCGACCTGAACGTCGACCAGAAGGTCCGCCTGCTCGACACGATCAACGTGACCGCCCGCCTCGAGCTCGCGGTCGAGTTGCAGCGCGAGCGCCTGGCCGAGCTCCAGGTCCGCAGCCGCATCCGCGACGACGTCGAGTCCGGCGCCCAGGCCCAGCAGCGCGAGTACTTTCTGCGCAAGCAGATGGATTCGATCCGCAAGGAACTGGGTGACGACGAAGCCAGCCTGATCGAGGAATACGAGCAGAAGATCAGTGACGCCGGCATGCCCGAGGCCGTTCAGGAGCAGGCCGAGAAGGAACTGCGGCGCCTCGAACGCCAGGGCGAGCAGTCCGGCGAGAGTTCGATGATCCGCAGCTACCTCGACTGGCTGATCGCGGTGCCGTGGTCGAATCGTTCCGACGGTCGCCTCGACCCGGTCCACACCCGTGAAGTACTGGACGAGGATCACGCCGGCCTCGACGACGTCAAGAAGCGCATCACCGAGTTCGTCGCGGTGCGCAAGCTCCGTGAGGATCGCGGAGTCGAGAAGGACAGCCGCGCCGATGGCGCGATCCTGACCCTGGTCGGACCTCCCGGAACCGGCAAGACCTCGATCGGCGAGTCGATCGCCAAGGCGCTCGACCGCGAGTTCGTCCGCATCTCCCTGGGCGGACTCCATGACGAAGCCGAGATCCGCGGTCACCGCCGCACTTACATCGGTGCCCTGCCAGGCCGCATCGTGCGGGCACTCCGGGACGCGAAGACGATGAACCCGGTGATCCTCCTCGACGAAGTCGACAAGGTCGGCGCCGACTGGCGCGGCGACCCTTCGGCCGCCCTGCTCGAAGTTCTGGACCCGGCCCAGAACCACTCGTTCCGGGACCATTACCTCGACGTCGAGGTCGATCTCTCCGAGGTCGTCTTCCTCGCCACCGCCAACCAGCTCGACCCGATTCCGGCGCCTTTGCTGGACCGCATGGAGATCATCGCCTTCGACGGTTACACCACCGCCGAGAAGCTGGCGATCGCCCGCGGCTACCTGCTGCCGCGCCAGGTCAAGCGGAACGGACTGGAAGCCGACGAGGTCGACGTCAGCGACGAGATCCTGAACGCCCTGATCTCCGAGTACACCCGGGAAGCCGGTGTGCGCCAGCTCGAGCGTGAGCTCGGCAAGCTGCTGCGCGCGGCGGCGACCCGGATCGCCTCGGAAGAGGTCGAGCGGCCGCTGGTCCTCGACGAACCGGCGCTGCGCAAGGCTCTGGGACGTCAGAAGATCTTCCAGGAGTCGGTCGAGCGCACGGCGATCCCGGGCGTTTCAACCGGCCTCGCGGTCACCGGAGCCGGCGGCGACGTGCTCTTCATCGAGGCGACCGCCATGGACGGTGACAAGGGCCTGGTCCTGACCGGCCAGCTCGGCGACGTCATGAAGGAATCGGCGCGGATCGCACTTTCCTACGTGCGCTCGCACAGCGAACAGCTGGGCATCGAGCCGGAGGCCTTCCAGCGCGAGTTCCACATGCACGTGCCGGCGGGAGCGATTCCCAAGGACGGCCCCAGCGCCGGCACCGCGATGACCACGGCACTGGTCTCCCTGCTGACCGACCGACCGGTCAAACACACTGTCGGCATGACCGGTGAAGTCACGCTCCAGGGACGGGTGCTGCCGATCGGCGGACTCAAGCAGAAGGTGCTCGCGGCGCACGCCGCCGGGCTGACCGATGTCTTCCTGCCCTACCGCAACCGGGGTGACCTCGACGAGGTCCCCGATGAAGTTCGCGACGTCATGAACTTCCATCCCGTGATGAGCGTGGAGGAAGTCATCGATCTGGCCCTCGAACCGGCCGGGAGCACGGCAGATGTCCCCGCGATGTCGTAA
- a CDS encoding helix-turn-helix transcriptional regulator, whose amino-acid sequence MREAAGVLERRWTMATIYACSSGATRFNEFRQSLPGVSPTTLSERLEQLEAAGIVERNTVAGRPPHTEYALTPRGEGVARAVAGLLQF is encoded by the coding sequence ATGCGGGAAGCGGCCGGCGTGCTCGAGCGCCGCTGGACCATGGCCACGATTTACGCCTGTTCCAGCGGTGCGACCCGCTTCAACGAGTTCCGGCAGTCCCTGCCGGGGGTATCCCCGACCACGCTCTCCGAGCGGCTGGAGCAGCTCGAGGCGGCAGGCATCGTCGAGCGGAACACCGTCGCCGGCCGGCCACCGCACACCGAATACGCACTCACGCCCCGGGGTGAAGGCGTCGCCCGCGCCGTCGCCGGGCTGCTGCAGTTCTAG
- a CDS encoding glycosyltransferase family 2 protein — protein sequence MKTLVFIPAWNEADSIRAVVEDAREHVPGAHVLVIDDGSGDETAVRARQAGARVASLPFNQGVGAAHQTGYIYAMANGYELCGQIDGDGQHPAAELTRLLAEVEAGHADLVVGSRFAEASGYSTSWARRAGQRLFSLIVSTATRQTLTDTTSGMRALNRRAMALFATRYSSEFAEVESLQQAVRAGLTVKEVPVSMLPREQGNSFITPLGSAFYIFKTLIVLLVGQLRPRTPAPEAEK from the coding sequence GTGAAGACCCTCGTTTTCATCCCCGCATGGAACGAAGCAGACTCGATCCGGGCCGTAGTCGAGGACGCCCGGGAACACGTGCCCGGCGCCCACGTGCTGGTGATCGATGACGGCTCCGGGGACGAAACAGCGGTCCGGGCCCGGCAGGCCGGGGCCCGGGTGGCCTCGCTGCCGTTCAACCAGGGCGTCGGCGCCGCCCACCAGACCGGCTACATCTACGCGATGGCCAACGGCTACGAGCTCTGCGGCCAGATCGACGGCGACGGCCAGCATCCGGCGGCCGAGCTGACCCGCCTCCTGGCTGAAGTCGAAGCCGGTCACGCCGACCTCGTGGTCGGATCCCGCTTCGCCGAGGCCTCCGGTTACAGCACCTCCTGGGCCCGCCGGGCCGGCCAGCGCCTTTTCAGCCTGATCGTCTCGACCGCAACCCGGCAGACCCTGACCGACACGACCAGCGGCATGCGCGCCCTGAACCGGCGCGCGATGGCCCTGTTCGCCACCCGCTACTCGTCCGAGTTCGCCGAAGTCGAGTCGCTGCAACAGGCGGTCCGCGCCGGCCTCACGGTCAAGGAGGTCCCGGTCAGCATGCTGCCGCGCGAGCAGGGCAACTCCTTCATCACGCCGCTCGGCTCGGCCTTCTACATCTTCAAGACGCTGATCGTCCTGCTGGTCGGCCAGCTGCGGCCGCGGACTCCGGCGCCGGAGGCCGAGAAATGA
- the tmk gene encoding dTMP kinase, with amino-acid sequence MFITLEGVDGSGKTTQAELLVAALGPSTVRLREPGGTAAAEEIRSLLADPETPLDPIAELLLFCAARADLVGRVIKPALETGQTVVCDRFVDSTIAYQGVARDLGIVRAREINDAATGGLDPDLTLLIRVDPAKGLQRARSDDRFEAEGLRFQEKVAEAYDDISRREPHRVSVIDGDGTPEEVHARVMAVVEAKLAQ; translated from the coding sequence GTGTTCATCACGCTCGAGGGGGTTGACGGCTCCGGCAAGACGACCCAGGCCGAGCTGCTGGTCGCGGCGCTCGGGCCGAGCACGGTCCGTCTGCGTGAGCCCGGCGGCACCGCCGCCGCCGAAGAGATCCGCAGCCTGCTCGCCGATCCGGAAACGCCGCTCGACCCGATCGCCGAGCTCCTGCTCTTCTGTGCCGCCCGCGCCGACCTGGTCGGCCGCGTGATCAAGCCTGCGCTGGAGACCGGCCAGACGGTGGTCTGCGACCGCTTCGTCGATTCGACGATCGCGTACCAGGGGGTCGCCCGCGACCTCGGCATCGTCCGGGCCCGGGAGATCAACGACGCCGCCACCGGCGGGCTCGACCCCGACCTGACCCTCCTGATCCGCGTCGATCCGGCCAAAGGGCTCCAGCGGGCCCGGAGCGACGACCGCTTCGAAGCCGAAGGCCTGCGCTTCCAGGAGAAAGTCGCCGAGGCCTATGACGACATCAGCCGCCGTGAGCCGCACCGGGTCAGCGTGATCGACGGTGACGGTACCCCGGAGGAGGTCCACGCGCGGGTCATGGCAGTGGTCGAAGCGAAACTCGCCCAGTGA
- a CDS encoding response regulator transcription factor: MNNAGRILIADDEPSVRDSVGYALAQEGFEVTPAIDGTEAEEKLVGDFEFDLLILDIMMPGRSGLDICREVRSRSAVPIIILTAKDAEVDKVVGLEVGADDYVTKPFSVRELLGRVRAQLRRRELDRSPAPEVSRIVAGPVTIDLARHVVTVHGRTISLTRSEFQLLRLLAARPGEVFKRSQIMEELWQTEFDGDERACDVHISNLRQKVETDPQRPELVLTVRGIGYKFADF, from the coding sequence TTGAATAACGCCGGACGAATCCTGATCGCAGACGACGAGCCCTCGGTGAGGGACTCGGTCGGCTACGCCCTGGCCCAGGAGGGATTCGAGGTGACGCCGGCGATCGACGGCACTGAAGCCGAAGAGAAACTGGTCGGAGATTTCGAGTTCGACCTGCTGATCCTCGACATCATGATGCCCGGCCGAAGCGGTCTCGACATCTGCCGCGAGGTGCGCTCGCGCTCTGCCGTGCCGATCATCATCCTGACCGCGAAGGACGCCGAGGTCGACAAGGTCGTCGGGCTCGAGGTCGGCGCCGACGACTACGTGACCAAGCCCTTCTCGGTCCGCGAACTGCTCGGCCGGGTCCGGGCCCAGCTCCGCCGCCGTGAGCTCGACCGGTCGCCGGCACCCGAGGTTTCCCGAATCGTCGCCGGCCCGGTGACGATCGACCTCGCCCGCCACGTGGTCACCGTCCACGGTCGCACGATCAGCCTGACCCGCTCCGAGTTCCAGCTGCTGCGCCTGCTTGCGGCCCGGCCCGGGGAGGTCTTCAAGCGCTCCCAGATCATGGAGGAGCTCTGGCAGACCGAGTTCGACGGAGACGAACGGGCCTGCGACGTACACATCTCCAACCTGCGGCAGAAGGTAGAGACCGATCCCCAGCGACCCGAGCTGGTGCTCACCGTACGCGGCATCGGCTACAAATTCGCGGATTTCTAG
- a CDS encoding DUF2304 domain-containing protein has translation MSWLLAATGPVVRLTPQARIVAAILAVLFMLLILDLIRRDRLLERYSIVWFLLGLAMLAGAAFPGLLELMAKAIGVRDVTIGLFSVVLLILLALSLNFSVIASRQSKQITRLAQRSAIEGVDEPAEAESESTRPDPPA, from the coding sequence ATGAGCTGGCTCCTGGCAGCGACCGGACCGGTGGTCCGGCTCACCCCACAGGCGCGCATCGTCGCGGCGATTCTGGCCGTGCTCTTCATGCTGCTGATCCTCGACCTGATCCGGCGCGACCGGCTCCTTGAGCGGTACAGCATCGTCTGGTTCCTTCTCGGGCTGGCGATGCTCGCCGGCGCCGCCTTCCCCGGGCTGCTCGAACTGATGGCGAAGGCGATCGGCGTTCGTGACGTCACAATTGGCCTGTTCTCGGTCGTGCTGCTGATCCTGCTCGCGCTCTCCCTCAACTTCAGCGTGATCGCGTCACGCCAGTCGAAACAGATCACCCGGCTCGCCCAGCGGAGCGCGATCGAGGGCGTAGACGAGCCGGCCGAGGCCGAGTCCGAGTCGACCCGGCCGGACCCCCCTGCCTGA
- a CDS encoding XRE family transcriptional regulator — protein sequence MLETRTSQSGLSRLSGVHQPSISQFLSGKVDLSDEQLDRLLSSMGYRLEVSRRPIKPDLTRSERRSWRLHRQLSDKLSRSSLNEWQPTISDNLLRLGERVTGQPHVRNLERWRQLLDEGDVLGFHRVLTGLDRNSIEMREVSPMGGLLTQDERTKVLELAS from the coding sequence ATGCTGGAGACCCGAACCTCCCAGTCTGGCCTGTCGCGGCTTAGCGGTGTCCACCAGCCGAGCATCAGTCAGTTCCTTTCAGGCAAAGTGGATCTCAGCGACGAGCAGCTCGACAGGTTGCTTTCAAGCATGGGCTATCGCCTGGAGGTCTCGCGCCGCCCGATCAAGCCTGACCTGACTCGATCGGAGAGACGGTCCTGGCGGCTCCATCGCCAACTCTCAGACAAATTGAGTCGCTCGTCACTCAATGAATGGCAACCTACGATTTCAGACAACCTCCTCCGACTTGGCGAACGGGTCACCGGGCAGCCGCACGTTCGCAATCTCGAACGATGGAGGCAGCTGCTGGACGAAGGTGACGTTTTAGGTTTCCACCGGGTCCTGACCGGCCTCGATCGGAACAGCATCGAAATGCGCGAGGTCTCCCCAATGGGTGGCCTCCTCACACAGGACGAACGCACCAAAGTTCTCGAATTGGCTAGCTGA
- a CDS encoding DUF1211 domain-containing protein, with protein MAEEKDLPRLERGKDLSRIFAFTDGVYAIAITLLVLQIDVPTGITGDASLWSGISDEGPDLLAFALSFLVIGMNWVGAHRFMRTVNEYDRGLMLLTLLALFFIVLIPFTSQLLGEYGSEAPLAVVFYILNMLAVVIASALMQRHVLKAGLGKPEYRWDTELSLKSSLFTGAVFILTIPVAYLFGTLTFFLWFGLRFDPYQRKRDEAYKKKPQPDSNPAG; from the coding sequence ATGGCTGAAGAAAAGGACCTGCCCAGACTTGAACGCGGCAAGGACCTTTCCCGCATCTTCGCCTTCACCGACGGGGTGTACGCGATCGCGATCACGCTGCTCGTACTGCAGATCGACGTGCCGACCGGGATAACCGGCGATGCCTCTCTTTGGTCGGGCATCTCGGACGAAGGTCCCGATCTTCTGGCGTTTGCGCTCAGCTTCCTGGTGATCGGCATGAACTGGGTGGGCGCCCACCGTTTCATGCGGACCGTGAACGAGTACGACCGCGGGCTGATGCTGCTGACCTTGCTCGCCCTGTTCTTCATCGTGCTGATTCCCTTTACCAGCCAGCTCCTGGGGGAATACGGGAGCGAAGCGCCGCTCGCCGTCGTTTTCTACATCTTGAACATGCTCGCAGTCGTGATTGCGTCGGCACTGATGCAGCGGCATGTGTTGAAGGCCGGGCTGGGTAAGCCCGAGTACCGCTGGGATACCGAGCTCTCGCTCAAGTCGAGCCTGTTCACGGGAGCGGTCTTCATTCTGACCATCCCGGTGGCGTACCTTTTCGGAACTCTCACGTTCTTCCTCTGGTTCGGCCTCAGGTTCGACCCTTACCAGCGGAAGCGCGACGAGGCCTACAAGAAGAAACCACAGCCGGACTCAAACCCGGCCGGCTGA
- a CDS encoding cytochrome P450 — translation MTQVADLTLPKLDMTDPSLKGDLWHAEMKSMLDSGEWLAESPMATVVLGREAGEFFLRTRSAVFPGLLIAQIFGIDDGPLFEQIEHNIINVNGDAHRRLRGLVNPSLTPRAANLYRPAMRDFLEELWDGLEGADEFDFIDAFARPYPSLTISRVMGAPPEDAAKLHDWSMWIQRQFDPIALSDPEMVERIQAKVGEFYDWVRPLIERRRTTPSDDLISSLIATEEEGEKLSGVELENLVLNILVGGVDTTQNQLAHAVRLLAERPDQWAKLREDPETLAPLAAMEALRFEPITPFTARQLLEEVEYEGIIFPEGTVVAVCSFTGNRDPEAFSEPMDFDITADRGKTRNLTFGAGFHYCVGANIAKAELEEGLTFLAEKIETLELAGPPDLQTVSGIYGIDELPLRVEAA, via the coding sequence ATGACCCAGGTAGCCGATCTGACGCTGCCGAAGCTGGACATGACAGACCCGAGCCTCAAGGGGGACCTCTGGCACGCCGAGATGAAGTCGATGCTCGACAGCGGCGAGTGGCTGGCGGAATCGCCGATGGCGACAGTGGTCCTCGGACGCGAGGCCGGTGAGTTCTTCCTGCGGACCAGGTCGGCGGTCTTCCCGGGCCTCCTGATCGCCCAGATCTTCGGCATCGACGACGGGCCGCTCTTCGAGCAGATCGAGCACAACATCATCAACGTCAACGGCGACGCCCACCGTCGGCTGCGCGGCCTGGTCAACCCGTCGCTGACCCCGCGGGCGGCCAACCTGTACCGGCCGGCGATGCGCGACTTCCTCGAGGAGCTGTGGGACGGCCTTGAGGGCGCGGACGAGTTCGACTTCATCGACGCTTTCGCCCGGCCGTATCCGTCGCTGACCATCTCCCGGGTGATGGGCGCACCGCCCGAGGACGCCGCCAAGCTCCACGACTGGTCGATGTGGATCCAGCGCCAGTTCGACCCGATCGCGCTCTCCGATCCGGAGATGGTCGAGCGGATCCAGGCCAAGGTCGGCGAGTTCTACGACTGGGTCAGGCCGCTGATCGAGCGCCGGCGGACGACACCTTCCGACGACCTGATCTCATCCCTGATCGCGACCGAGGAGGAAGGCGAGAAGCTGTCCGGGGTCGAGCTCGAGAACCTCGTCCTCAACATCCTGGTCGGTGGCGTCGACACCACCCAGAACCAGCTGGCCCACGCCGTCCGCCTGCTGGCCGAGCGCCCCGACCAGTGGGCGAAGCTTCGTGAAGACCCCGAGACGCTGGCTCCGCTGGCCGCCATGGAGGCGCTGCGTTTCGAGCCGATCACGCCCTTCACCGCCCGCCAGCTGCTGGAAGAGGTCGAGTACGAAGGCATCATCTTCCCCGAGGGCACGGTGGTGGCGGTCTGTTCGTTCACCGGCAACCGCGATCCGGAAGCATTTTCCGAGCCGATGGACTTCGACATCACCGCCGATCGTGGCAAGACCCGCAACCTGACCTTCGGCGCCGGCTTCCATTACTGCGTCGGCGCCAACATCGCCAAGGCCGAGCTCGAAGAAGGCCTCACCTTTCTCGCCGAAAAGATCGAAACGCTCGAACTGGCCGGACCGCCCGACCTCCAGACGGTCAGCGGCATCTACGGCATCGATGAACTACCCCTGCGGGTTGAAGCCGCCTGA